One Microbacterium keratanolyticum DNA window includes the following coding sequences:
- a CDS encoding sensor histidine kinase yields the protein MNTLDAADPDGLSAHAAPGARHLARGLTGAWWYTVGGVIFLELMLVLIVVGAVFTAGESTAVVLTALLGGLLWFASTLLLLFRYRHYGETAADGQWMSVLVPLAVAVAFGATLGVMSESLLLGAFPLAQSVTLLHWPRGVRARVVIGLVVALIALWIIDARMGSAVLHTGPAAGLTAFYCTVLPVMTVTTLWWWDVLSALNQARISESRLAATQERLRVATDVHDLQGHHLQVIALQLELAERLMSREPDAALEQLRAARVSVDEARQGTRDLALRFRSVPLPDEIANASDLLRAAGLDVTTTIAPDAADAPGADLGPVIRETTTNILRHGGGKKARLSLARADAVWRYEIANDVVPGVVADADGSGLEGIGRRVREAGGTLEVRRGDEEFAVIVTVPGRAAASALPPSVLKEAP from the coding sequence ATGAACACTCTCGACGCCGCCGATCCCGACGGTCTTTCGGCGCATGCAGCTCCCGGCGCCCGTCACCTCGCGCGTGGCCTCACGGGCGCCTGGTGGTACACCGTCGGCGGTGTGATCTTCCTCGAGCTGATGCTCGTGCTGATCGTCGTCGGCGCGGTGTTCACGGCCGGGGAGAGCACTGCGGTGGTCCTCACCGCTCTTCTCGGCGGCCTGCTGTGGTTCGCGTCGACGCTGCTGCTGCTGTTCCGCTACCGCCACTACGGCGAGACGGCGGCCGACGGGCAGTGGATGAGCGTGCTGGTTCCTCTCGCGGTCGCCGTCGCGTTCGGTGCGACTCTCGGCGTCATGAGCGAGAGCCTGCTGCTCGGTGCTTTCCCGCTGGCGCAGAGTGTGACGCTGCTGCACTGGCCGCGCGGGGTTCGTGCGCGAGTCGTGATCGGACTCGTTGTCGCGCTGATCGCGCTCTGGATCATCGACGCCCGCATGGGCAGTGCGGTTCTTCACACCGGACCGGCAGCCGGTCTGACGGCCTTCTACTGCACGGTCCTGCCGGTGATGACGGTGACGACGCTGTGGTGGTGGGACGTCCTGAGCGCCCTGAATCAGGCGCGCATCTCCGAGTCGCGACTTGCCGCCACCCAGGAGCGGCTGCGCGTCGCGACCGACGTGCACGACCTCCAGGGGCACCATCTGCAGGTCATCGCGCTGCAGCTGGAGCTCGCTGAGCGCCTCATGTCTCGTGAACCGGATGCGGCGCTGGAACAGCTGCGCGCAGCACGCGTCAGCGTCGACGAAGCGCGGCAGGGGACCCGCGACCTCGCGTTGCGCTTCCGTTCCGTGCCGCTGCCCGACGAGATCGCGAACGCCAGCGATCTGCTGCGCGCGGCGGGCCTCGATGTCACGACCACGATCGCTCCGGATGCTGCCGATGCGCCCGGCGCCGATCTTGGACCGGTGATCCGTGAGACGACGACCAACATCCTGCGTCACGGCGGAGGCAAAAAAGCCCGACTCTCCCTTGCGCGCGCAGACGCCGTCTGGCGCTACGAGATCGCCAACGACGTCGTCCCCGGTGTCGTGGCCGACGCCGACGGCTCGGGTCTCGAAGGGATCGGCCGTCGCGTGCGCGAAGCCGGAGGCACGCTCGAGGTGCGTCGCGGCGACGAGGAGTTCGCGGTGATCGTGACGGTTCCGGGACGTGCCGCGGCATCTGCTCTGCCCCCTTCCGTCTTGAAGGAGGCACCGTGA
- a CDS encoding SRPBCC family protein, translating to MVSSFTIVTRTGLSVERLFDASLNIDAHQASMETSGERAIAGVTSGRIGLGETVTWRARHFGIWFRMTSKITSLDAPHRFVDEQVSGPFRSFHHLHEFGRDGDETVMTDSITLASPIFGAVAERLVLVPYLRRLIRQRNHYLVQSLCGSGSNE from the coding sequence GTGGTCTCCAGCTTCACGATCGTCACGCGTACGGGGCTCTCCGTCGAGCGGCTGTTCGACGCGTCGCTGAACATCGATGCGCACCAGGCGTCGATGGAAACGTCAGGAGAGCGAGCGATCGCCGGTGTCACGAGCGGGCGGATCGGGCTCGGCGAGACAGTCACCTGGCGGGCGCGGCACTTCGGCATCTGGTTCCGAATGACCTCGAAGATCACGAGCCTCGACGCCCCTCACCGCTTCGTCGACGAACAGGTCTCGGGGCCGTTCCGGAGCTTCCATCATCTGCACGAGTTCGGCCGGGACGGTGACGAGACGGTCATGACCGACTCCATCACGCTCGCGTCGCCGATCTTCGGCGCTGTCGCAGAACGTCTCGTCCTCGTGCCGTACCTGCGACGTCTGATCCGCCAGCGAAACCACTACCTCGTCCAATCGCTGTGCGGTTCGGGGAGCAACGAGTGA
- a CDS encoding metallophosphoesterase family protein: MTGNLTIAHLSDPHLDGSARRRERFEAVLRHVVELPEVDAIVVSGDLADHGRAEEYAEFFAALPTEIPTLVCAGNHDLTGPLQEAKARAGMSAQPDDALHLDGLVIVALDSHVDGRDDGMLDAPTLAQARRLIAEASAPVVLVLHHPPVPVGHRTVDESYPLRNPDDLARLIQDSPAVVAVFSGHVHTAFTATFAGVPVLGAPGIVSRLRLGSRINPIADPDAMPGFALHTVVGRSIRTVFHTLSPSELA; the protein is encoded by the coding sequence ATGACCGGCAACCTCACGATCGCGCATCTCAGCGATCCGCATCTCGACGGATCCGCCCGACGCCGTGAGCGGTTCGAGGCTGTGCTGCGCCACGTCGTCGAACTGCCCGAAGTCGATGCGATCGTCGTGAGCGGCGATCTGGCCGACCACGGTCGAGCCGAGGAGTACGCGGAGTTCTTCGCCGCGCTACCCACCGAGATCCCGACCCTCGTCTGCGCGGGGAACCATGACCTCACTGGGCCGCTGCAGGAAGCGAAGGCACGTGCGGGAATGAGCGCGCAGCCGGACGATGCACTTCACCTCGATGGCCTCGTGATCGTCGCGCTCGACTCCCATGTCGATGGGCGAGACGACGGGATGCTCGACGCCCCGACCCTCGCGCAGGCGCGACGTCTGATCGCGGAGGCATCCGCACCTGTTGTGCTGGTGCTGCATCATCCTCCTGTTCCCGTCGGGCATCGCACGGTCGACGAGTCGTACCCGCTGCGAAACCCCGACGACCTCGCGAGGCTGATTCAGGATTCCCCTGCGGTCGTCGCTGTGTTCTCGGGTCATGTCCACACGGCCTTCACCGCGACTTTCGCCGGAGTGCCGGTGCTCGGGGCACCAGGTATCGTCTCCCGGCTCCGTCTCGGCAGTCGGATCAACCCGATCGCCGACCCGGATGCCATGCCCGGCTTCGCACTGCACACGGTCGTCGGGCGCAGCATCCGCACCGTCTTTCACACGCTGAGCCCGAGCGAGCTGGCCTGA
- a CDS encoding helix-turn-helix domain-containing protein yields the protein MNTTRIIELRQAQGWTQERLANESGVGLRTIQRLEAGQDASLETLSLVADALQVAVRELFTVIEDETLNARVESLQVRADEQQAARDRITQAWRWLYFGIGIIATLVSFTFPYGIVLFLSYWSGGFLILLALRRLVIEPRLDEKYPLSRERPRTRKAKRAANEQKADAAALDA from the coding sequence ATGAACACCACACGAATCATCGAACTCCGCCAGGCGCAGGGCTGGACCCAGGAGCGGCTCGCCAACGAGAGCGGCGTCGGACTGCGCACGATCCAGCGCCTGGAGGCAGGGCAGGATGCGAGTCTGGAGACGCTGTCACTCGTCGCAGACGCCCTGCAGGTCGCGGTGCGCGAGCTCTTCACCGTCATCGAGGACGAGACCTTGAACGCCCGTGTCGAATCGCTGCAGGTGCGAGCCGATGAACAGCAAGCCGCCCGGGATCGCATCACGCAGGCCTGGCGCTGGCTCTACTTCGGCATCGGCATCATCGCGACGCTGGTGAGTTTCACGTTCCCCTACGGGATCGTGCTGTTCCTGTCGTACTGGTCGGGTGGCTTCCTCATCCTGCTGGCCCTGCGTCGTCTCGTGATCGAGCCCCGTCTGGATGAGAAGTACCCGCTGTCGCGCGAGCGTCCGCGCACCCGCAAGGCGAAGCGGGCGGCGAACGAGCAGAAGGCGGATGCTGCCGCGTTGGATGCGTAG
- a CDS encoding GNAT family N-acetyltransferase gives MEQLLTERLVLTRPLPDDESELFALCSDERVWRHYPSLRHTDTEQTRAMLDRWTQQWDAHGLGVWVARGREDGALRGYGGCSVLHDAVWNLGYRLTPEHHGHGYATELARAAIDAAQRVHPDLPVIAYLLANNEASAAVARRLGLREVHRGPDAGNPDPDAVRLVFAERALTAGELAATLR, from the coding sequence GTGGAACAGCTTCTGACCGAGCGCCTTGTGCTCACCCGACCCCTGCCGGATGACGAGTCCGAGCTGTTCGCGCTCTGCTCCGATGAACGGGTCTGGCGGCACTACCCGTCGCTGCGCCACACCGACACCGAGCAGACGAGAGCGATGCTGGACCGCTGGACGCAGCAGTGGGACGCGCACGGGCTCGGAGTCTGGGTCGCGCGCGGGCGCGAGGACGGCGCTCTGCGCGGGTATGGCGGCTGCTCCGTGCTTCACGATGCAGTCTGGAACCTCGGCTACCGACTCACTCCCGAGCATCACGGCCACGGCTATGCAACGGAACTCGCGCGTGCGGCGATCGATGCGGCGCAGCGCGTCCATCCCGACCTCCCGGTCATCGCGTACCTGCTGGCCAACAACGAGGCCTCCGCCGCTGTCGCGCGACGGCTGGGGCTGCGCGAAGTGCACCGGGGGCCCGATGCGGGCAACCCCGATCCCGACGCGGTCCGGCTCGTCTTCGCAGAACGCGCGCTCACGGCGGGCGAGCTCGCGGCGACCCTGCGCTGA
- a CDS encoding LysE family translocator, producing the protein MSIAFLLTTLVVVATPGTGAVYSIAAGLSRGTKAGIVAALGCTLGVVPHMVAAITGLAAILNASAIAFQTIKWLGVAYLVYLAWQTLRDRSLIDVEKSPAPVSFWRTIRTAVLINLLNPKLTIFFLAFLPQFVPAGSTNSTGHMVLLSLVFMALTLVVFAIYGVFAATMRTQVISRPRVMAWLRRTFAATYVLLAGRLALESR; encoded by the coding sequence ATGAGCATCGCATTCCTGCTGACGACTCTCGTCGTGGTCGCGACTCCCGGAACCGGAGCGGTCTACTCGATCGCCGCGGGACTCTCCCGAGGGACGAAGGCCGGGATCGTCGCCGCTCTCGGATGCACGCTCGGTGTGGTGCCGCACATGGTGGCCGCGATCACCGGGCTGGCGGCGATCCTCAACGCCTCCGCGATCGCCTTCCAGACGATCAAGTGGCTGGGCGTCGCGTATCTGGTCTACCTTGCGTGGCAGACGCTGCGGGACCGTTCACTGATCGATGTCGAGAAGTCTCCCGCTCCGGTGTCGTTCTGGCGGACGATCCGCACAGCGGTGCTCATCAACCTGCTGAACCCGAAGCTCACAATCTTCTTCCTGGCGTTCCTGCCGCAGTTCGTTCCCGCGGGCAGCACCAACAGCACAGGGCACATGGTCTTGCTGAGCCTGGTGTTCATGGCGTTGACGTTGGTCGTCTTCGCGATCTACGGCGTCTTCGCCGCCACGATGCGCACACAGGTCATCAGCCGACCGCGCGTCATGGCGTGGCTGCGACGCACGTTCGCCGCCACCTACGTGCTGCTCGCCGGGCGGCTCGCCCTCGAATCGCGCTAG
- a CDS encoding MMPL family transporter — translation MTHLRARTLSDRLTSRRGAWISLGIGLIGFVLLFGLFARADAPAANAVAPADSESARVSALMQTFPDADRQSVLLVAVREDGAALSADDQTDLAALPGALDPSAASQISGPIVSDDGQAALLVVPITTGASNGETAEVVAALRDEIAGITPSGLTIEVTGGPAFGADVAAAFEGADFTLLAVTILIVAVLLIVTYRSPVLWLLPLVVVAFADQLAGKATAAAGAAWNLQFDAGIISVLVFGAGTNYALLLISRYREELFVHQDHRAALSAAWRKTAPAILASNVTVVLALLTLVLAVIPGTQGLGISSAIGLLIALAAVLLVLPPLLAVCGRKIFWPFVPRPDAPRRTGGVWQTIAANVVKRPRRSLVAGLALLSVMALGLIGTSVGLDQAEKFRVPSESAAGLQTLSEHFPAGEAQPIFVVATASTADDVIEVVRSVPGVLRAHTTGEASPGGLATIMVTGEYSPGTPESLALVEDLRDAVHEIDGAGALVGGAVATDLDARAGNQADLLLIAPLVLAVSFLVLLILLRAIVAPVLLLLVNIISAVAAIGAGAWLSRVLFDQPALDLQVPLLSFLFLVALGIDYTIFLVHRARAEARTLGTREGMVQAVAHTGGVITSAGIVLAAVFAALGVLPLVTLGQLGLIVGIGVIVDTLVVRTVIVPALFGLLGDRMWWPGVGRRAAGDLPERPLTAEASRESVRA, via the coding sequence ATGACACATCTGCGCGCGCGCACCCTTTCTGATCGGCTCACTTCTCGACGCGGAGCGTGGATCTCGCTGGGCATAGGGCTGATCGGTTTCGTTCTGCTGTTCGGACTGTTCGCCCGAGCGGATGCTCCCGCGGCCAACGCCGTTGCTCCGGCCGATTCTGAATCTGCGCGCGTCAGCGCGCTCATGCAGACCTTCCCTGACGCCGATCGCCAGTCCGTTCTGCTCGTCGCCGTGCGCGAAGACGGGGCAGCGTTGAGCGCCGATGATCAGACGGACCTGGCTGCGCTCCCCGGGGCACTGGATCCCTCTGCCGCGTCGCAGATCTCCGGGCCCATCGTGAGTGACGATGGGCAAGCCGCACTCCTCGTCGTACCGATCACCACCGGTGCGAGCAACGGCGAAACCGCGGAGGTCGTCGCCGCCCTTCGGGACGAGATCGCCGGGATCACACCGTCCGGGCTGACGATCGAGGTCACCGGTGGGCCGGCCTTCGGCGCGGACGTCGCGGCCGCGTTCGAGGGCGCGGATTTCACCTTGCTTGCGGTGACGATCCTGATCGTCGCCGTGCTGTTGATCGTCACGTACCGCTCACCCGTGCTCTGGCTCCTTCCGCTCGTGGTCGTCGCGTTCGCGGATCAGCTTGCGGGCAAAGCGACAGCTGCGGCGGGAGCCGCCTGGAACCTCCAGTTCGACGCCGGAATCATCAGCGTGCTGGTGTTCGGCGCCGGCACGAACTACGCGCTCCTGCTCATCTCGCGATACCGCGAAGAGCTGTTCGTGCATCAGGATCATCGCGCCGCGTTGAGCGCCGCCTGGCGCAAGACCGCTCCGGCGATTCTCGCCTCGAACGTGACGGTCGTGCTGGCGCTGCTGACACTCGTCCTTGCCGTCATCCCCGGTACCCAGGGTCTCGGTATCTCCTCGGCGATCGGCCTCCTCATTGCGCTTGCGGCCGTGCTGCTCGTCCTGCCTCCGCTGCTGGCCGTGTGCGGACGAAAGATCTTCTGGCCGTTCGTCCCACGCCCCGATGCACCCAGGCGAACCGGCGGCGTCTGGCAGACGATCGCGGCGAATGTCGTGAAGCGACCGCGCCGGAGCCTGGTCGCCGGTCTTGCACTGCTCTCCGTCATGGCTCTCGGCCTGATCGGAACCTCCGTCGGGCTCGACCAGGCCGAGAAGTTTCGCGTGCCATCCGAATCTGCGGCAGGGTTGCAGACACTCTCGGAGCACTTTCCCGCGGGCGAAGCACAGCCGATCTTCGTGGTCGCCACCGCGTCGACTGCGGACGACGTCATCGAGGTCGTCCGCAGCGTGCCCGGAGTCCTGCGCGCACACACGACGGGTGAGGCGAGCCCCGGCGGGCTCGCGACGATCATGGTGACCGGCGAGTACTCACCGGGGACGCCCGAGAGTCTTGCCCTCGTGGAGGATCTGCGCGATGCCGTGCACGAGATCGACGGGGCCGGCGCGCTCGTCGGAGGTGCCGTCGCGACCGACCTCGACGCCCGTGCCGGCAATCAGGCCGATCTGCTCCTGATCGCGCCACTCGTGCTGGCAGTGAGTTTCCTCGTGCTACTGATCCTGCTGCGCGCGATCGTCGCCCCCGTGCTCTTGCTGCTGGTGAACATCATCAGTGCCGTGGCGGCGATCGGCGCGGGCGCGTGGCTGAGCAGGGTTCTCTTCGATCAGCCTGCGCTCGATCTGCAGGTGCCGTTGCTGTCCTTCCTCTTCCTCGTCGCACTGGGGATCGACTACACGATCTTCCTCGTGCACCGTGCGCGAGCCGAGGCGCGCACGCTGGGCACCAGGGAAGGGATGGTGCAGGCGGTCGCGCACACCGGAGGCGTGATCACCAGCGCGGGGATCGTGCTGGCTGCCGTCTTCGCGGCGCTCGGAGTGCTCCCACTCGTGACCCTCGGTCAGCTGGGCCTCATCGTGGGCATCGGCGTCATCGTGGACACACTGGTTGTACGCACGGTGATCGTGCCGGCGCTGTTCGGGTTGCTGGGGGACCGCATGTGGTGGCCCGGCGTCGGTCGTCGAGCGGCTGGTGACCTTCCGGAGCGCCCCCTCACCGCCGAGGCGTCACGCGAGAGCGTTCGCGCCTAG
- a CDS encoding response regulator transcription factor produces MIRVLLADDEGMIRSAVAALLRLEGDIDVVAECADGTQAVETALRLQPDICLLDLEMPGLDGVEVAEKLNRSIATRCIVVTRHARPGVLRRALSAGVAGFLPKSRGADEVAAIIRRVAAGGRYVDPEIAADALSDERSPLTDRELDVLRAGRRGETTGQIARSLLLAPGTVRNHISAILGKLSVATRQQAVLLAEERGWI; encoded by the coding sequence GTGATCCGCGTTCTGCTCGCTGACGATGAAGGCATGATCCGCTCGGCCGTGGCCGCCCTGCTGCGGTTGGAGGGCGACATCGATGTGGTCGCCGAATGCGCCGACGGGACGCAGGCGGTCGAAACCGCGCTGCGGTTGCAGCCCGACATCTGTCTGCTCGATCTGGAGATGCCGGGTCTCGACGGCGTCGAGGTCGCAGAGAAGCTCAACCGCAGCATCGCGACCCGCTGCATCGTCGTCACCCGGCACGCGCGACCGGGGGTGCTGCGACGCGCACTCAGCGCCGGCGTCGCGGGCTTCCTGCCGAAGTCGCGGGGCGCGGATGAGGTCGCGGCGATCATCCGGCGGGTGGCTGCCGGCGGTCGCTATGTCGACCCCGAGATCGCGGCGGATGCCCTGAGCGACGAGCGAAGTCCACTGACGGACCGCGAACTCGACGTGCTGCGCGCGGGCCGGCGCGGGGAGACGACCGGACAGATCGCCCGGTCGCTGCTGCTCGCCCCGGGAACCGTGCGGAACCACATCTCAGCGATCCTGGGCAAGCTGTCTGTCGCCACCCGGCAGCAGGCCGTGCTGCTCGCGGAAGAGCGCGGCTGGATCTGA
- a CDS encoding small multidrug efflux protein: protein MNLIETFQNLVAQVPELVQPLIVALAAAVPFIEGEGAAAIGIAGGINPVVAAIAAIAGNFLCVAILVLASSGARQAIVTSRARKRELALAGGSETVVEDAAVVESTDSDRKAARKAKFQRALLKYGVPGVSLLGPLLLPTQFTATMLAAAGVTKVRILFWQALAIIGWTTIITVLISGLVHAVS, encoded by the coding sequence ATGAACCTCATCGAAACCTTCCAGAACCTCGTCGCCCAGGTTCCCGAGCTCGTGCAGCCGCTCATCGTCGCGCTTGCCGCCGCGGTGCCGTTCATCGAAGGAGAGGGCGCCGCTGCGATCGGCATCGCCGGCGGAATCAACCCGGTCGTTGCGGCGATCGCGGCGATCGCGGGCAACTTCCTGTGCGTCGCGATCCTTGTGCTCGCCAGCTCCGGTGCGCGCCAGGCCATCGTCACGAGCCGCGCCCGCAAGCGCGAGCTCGCCCTCGCCGGCGGCAGCGAGACCGTCGTCGAAGACGCGGCTGTGGTCGAGTCGACCGACAGCGACCGGAAGGCGGCCCGCAAGGCGAAGTTCCAGCGTGCACTCCTCAAGTACGGCGTCCCCGGAGTGAGCCTGCTCGGCCCGCTGCTGCTGCCGACGCAGTTCACCGCCACGATGCTCGCCGCCGCCGGAGTCACCAAGGTGCGCATCCTGTTCTGGCAGGCGCTCGCGATCATCGGCTGGACGACCATCATCACCGTGCTCATCAGCGGCCTGGTGCACGCCGTCAGCTGA
- a CDS encoding DUF1990 family protein, producing MTLPHLPVWPSADAAFRRSEVAAVVGHGDEAWNRATHDVLRWKVKTRSGFRVHAEGPVVAGEQLIVTARVLWLTIQEPIEVVSVVQTAQRVGFAYRTLPGHPVSGEEAFIVHRDGDAVVLTIRSLTQAARHQPWRMLYPALRVAQLFARRRYLRALR from the coding sequence GTGACGCTCCCGCACCTTCCTGTCTGGCCGTCGGCGGATGCTGCCTTCCGGCGATCCGAGGTCGCAGCCGTCGTCGGCCACGGCGACGAGGCATGGAATCGCGCCACACACGACGTGCTGCGCTGGAAGGTGAAGACCCGCAGCGGATTCCGGGTGCACGCGGAGGGCCCGGTGGTGGCCGGGGAGCAGCTCATCGTGACGGCACGGGTGCTGTGGCTGACAATCCAGGAGCCCATCGAGGTCGTCTCGGTCGTGCAGACAGCGCAACGCGTGGGCTTCGCGTATCGCACCTTGCCCGGCCACCCGGTCTCCGGAGAAGAAGCCTTCATCGTGCACCGTGACGGCGACGCCGTTGTGCTCACGATCCGCTCGCTCACACAGGCGGCACGGCACCAGCCGTGGCGGATGCTCTACCCGGCGCTGCGCGTGGCGCAGCTTTTCGCACGACGGCGGTACTTGCGCGCCCTGCGGTAG
- a CDS encoding RNA polymerase sigma factor, translated as MGDRSDASAMRFTSEIAVHLDAVFRYFRRRAATTDVDDLTAEVFETAWRKLADIPSERALPWLYRTAGFVLANHRRRVQSLPLQLVEEPTDEDHARRIAERDRLSRALALLPERDREILLLHAWEGLSGDELGEALAISRSGAQAALSRARTRFREVWERDAQDLPTH; from the coding sequence ATGGGCGATCGATCGGATGCCTCCGCGATGCGATTCACGTCGGAGATCGCGGTGCACCTCGATGCCGTGTTCCGCTACTTCCGGCGACGGGCGGCCACGACCGACGTGGATGACCTCACGGCTGAGGTTTTCGAGACCGCGTGGCGGAAGCTCGCCGACATCCCCTCGGAGCGGGCGCTGCCCTGGCTGTATCGCACCGCGGGTTTCGTCCTGGCGAATCATCGCCGCCGCGTGCAGAGCCTGCCGCTGCAACTCGTCGAAGAGCCGACCGACGAGGACCACGCGCGCCGCATCGCAGAACGGGATCGGCTGTCTCGCGCGTTGGCTTTGCTGCCCGAACGCGACCGCGAGATCCTGCTCCTTCATGCCTGGGAGGGGCTTTCGGGCGACGAGCTCGGCGAGGCGCTCGCGATCTCCCGTTCCGGGGCCCAAGCCGCGCTCTCCCGCGCGCGCACGCGGTTTCGCGAGGTGTGGGAACGCGACGCGCAAGATCTTCCCACCCACTGA